The following are encoded in a window of Microcaecilia unicolor chromosome 14, aMicUni1.1, whole genome shotgun sequence genomic DNA:
- the IFFO1 gene encoding intermediate filament family orphan 1 isoform X3, whose protein sequence is MNPLLGPNLFFQQQQALYEEGGTPLDGSPFPPQPPATMALRNDLGSNISVLKTLNLRFRCFLAKVHELERRNKMLEKELQEVLYRRPFTRDQGVQTGFVGPVRPLGLTLGSVCSPSRPLGSPGSPSFSQAPAPAPSRFMPGTIWSYSHTRRLGSGLETLVQGPGVSWVHPDGVGVQIDTITPEIRALYNVLAKVKRERDEYKHRWEEEYTARIQLQERVGELQEEAQDAEACQDELQMKVDQLKAELVVFKGLMSNNLSDLDTKIQEKAMKVDMDICRRIDITAKLCDVAQQRNSDDTMRMFQSFNLSPIKVPAMGRKRERKPASDEDTSISESETSRKPEEEEESTALSINEEMQRMLNQLRDYDFEDDCDSLTWEETEETLLLWEDFSGYAMAAVENQGEQQDDSLEKVIKDTESLFKSREKEYQETIGQIELELATAKKDMNRHLHEYMEMCSMKRGLDVQMETCRRLITQSGDSRKSPSSFTPTTSNGDSVGNEETEDSEHDAQSDSSTR, encoded by the exons aTGAATCCGCTTTTGGGACCAAACCTCttcttccagcagcagcaggcgCTGTACGAGGAAGGCGGAACGCCCCTGGACggatcccccttccctccacaaCCCCCCGCCACCATGGCCCTCCGCAACGACCTGGGCTCTAACATCAGCGTCCTCAAGACCCTGAACCTGCGTTTCCGCTGCTTCCTGGCCAAAGTGCATGAGCTGGAGCGGAGGAACAAGATGCTGGAGAAGGAGCTGCAGGAGGTTCTGTACCGCCGACCCTTCACCCGGGACCAAGGGGTCCAGACTGGCTTTGTGGGTCCGGTCCGCCCCCTAGGGCTGACCTTGGGTAGTGTCTGCAGCCCCTCCCGACCCCTGGGATCCCCCGGGTCCCCCTCCTTCAGCCAGGCCCCCGCCCCGGCCCCCTCGCGCTTCATGCCCGGAACCATCTGGTCCTACTCGCACACGCGGAGGCTAGGCTCGGGCCTAGAGACCCTGGTGCAGGGGCCTGGGGTGTCCTGGGTTCACCCCGACGGCGTTGGGGTTCAGATAGACACGATCACCCCGGAGATCCGAGCTCTGTACAACGTCCTGGCCAAGGTGAAGCGAGAGAGGGACGAGTACAAGCACAG GTGGGAAGAGGAATATACAGCAAGAATCCAGCTGCAGGAAAGAGTTGGTgagctgcaggag GAGGCCCAGGATGCAGAAGCTTGTCAGGATGAGCTGCAGATGAAAGTGGATCAGCTGAAGGCAGAGCTTGTGGTCTTCAAAGGGTTAATGAGTAAT AATCTCTCAGACCTGGACACAAAGATCCAGGAGAAAGCCATGAAGGTCGACATGGACATTTGCCGGCGCATTGACATTACCGCCAAGCTCTGTGACGTAGCACAACAGCGCAACTCAGATGATACAATGAGAATGTTCCAG TCTTTCAACTTGTCTCCAATTAAGGTCCCCGCTATGGGCAGAAAGCGGGAGCGTAAGCCAGCCAGTGATGAAGACACATCCATCTCTGAGAGCGAGACCTCCCGCAAaccagaggaagaagaggagagcaCAGCTCTCAGCATCAATGAAGAAATGCAGAGAATGTTAAACCAGCT CAGAGATTATGATTTTGAAGATGACTGTGACAGTCTCACATGGGAAGAGACAGAAGAGACGCTCCTATTGTGGGAAGATTTCTCTGGCTATGCTATGGCGGCAGTCGAGAACCAGGGAGAG CAGCAGGATGATAGCCTGGAAAAGGTGATTAAAGACACGGAGTCTCTATTTAAGAGCCGGGAGAAGGAATATCAAGAAACCATTGGCCAAATCGAG CTGGAACTCGccacggccaaaaaggacatgAACCGACACCTGCATGAGTACATGGAGATGTGCAGTATGAAGAGAGGTCTGGATGTACAGATGGAAACCTGCCGACGCCTCATTACTCAGTCAGGAGACAG CAGGAAATCTCCCTCATCTTTTACTCCCACCACCAGCAATGGAGACTCAGTAGGAAATGAAGAGACTGAAGATTCAGAACATGATGCTCAGTCTGATAGCTCTACCAGATAA